From a single Nissabacter sp. SGAir0207 genomic region:
- a CDS encoding SmdB family multidrug efflux ABC transporter permease/ATP-binding protein, whose amino-acid sequence MPKLQSMWPTLKRLLTYGSPYRKPLLLAVVMLWVAAGAEVGGPLLISYFIDHVVAHGNLPLALVSALAGGYILLNLLAAALHYYQSLLFNRAAVGVVQRLRIDVMDAALRQPLSEFDIQPVGQLISRVTNDTEVVRDLYVTVVATVLRSAALIGAMLVAMYSLDWRMATVAVCIFPAVLVVMVLYQRYSTPVARKVRSYLADINDGFNEVINGMGVIQQFRQQQRFAERLSAASWAHYHARMKTLRIEGFLLRPLLSLFSTMVLCGLLMLFGFSAVGSVGVGVLYAFINYLGRLNEPLIELTSQQSILQQAVVAGERIFELMDRVQQQYGGDDQPLTSGQIEIDDVSFAYRDDKKVLEHISLSVPSRGFVALVGHTGSGKSTLANLLMGYYPISEGQIRLDGRPLDTLSHQTLRQGVAMVQQDPVVLAESVYANVTLGREIAEQEVWQALETVQLAELVRAMPENIHTRLGEQGNNLSVGQKQLLAMARVLVQAPQILILDEATANIDSGTEQAIQRALRAIRQHTTLVVIAHRLSTVVDADSILVLHRGQAVERGTHAELLAHQGRYAQMYQMQLVGEQLEAESATPLSA is encoded by the coding sequence ATGCCTAAACTCCAGTCAATGTGGCCGACCCTAAAACGCCTGCTCACCTATGGCTCCCCCTACCGCAAGCCGCTGCTGCTGGCGGTGGTGATGCTGTGGGTGGCCGCGGGCGCGGAGGTAGGTGGCCCGCTGTTGATCAGTTACTTCATCGATCATGTGGTGGCGCACGGCAACCTGCCATTGGCGCTGGTTTCGGCGCTGGCTGGTGGCTATATCCTGCTCAACCTGCTGGCGGCAGCGCTGCACTATTACCAGTCGCTGCTGTTCAACCGGGCAGCGGTCGGCGTAGTGCAGCGGCTGCGGATCGATGTGATGGATGCCGCGCTGCGCCAGCCGCTGAGCGAGTTTGATATTCAGCCGGTGGGACAACTTATCTCACGCGTCACCAATGACACCGAGGTGGTGCGCGATCTCTACGTTACCGTAGTGGCGACCGTGCTGCGCAGCGCCGCCCTGATTGGCGCGATGCTGGTGGCGATGTACAGCCTCGACTGGCGCATGGCGACGGTGGCGGTCTGTATCTTCCCGGCGGTGCTGGTGGTGATGGTGCTCTACCAGCGTTACAGCACGCCGGTGGCGCGCAAGGTGCGCAGTTACCTGGCCGATATCAACGATGGCTTCAATGAAGTGATCAACGGCATGGGCGTGATCCAGCAGTTCCGCCAGCAGCAGCGCTTTGCTGAACGGTTGAGCGCGGCGAGCTGGGCGCACTACCACGCGCGCATGAAGACGCTGCGCATTGAGGGGTTCCTGTTGCGCCCGCTGCTGAGCCTGTTCTCCACCATGGTGCTGTGCGGACTGCTGATGCTGTTTGGTTTCAGCGCCGTCGGCAGCGTCGGGGTGGGCGTGCTCTATGCCTTCATCAACTATCTCGGCCGCCTCAATGAGCCACTGATTGAGCTGACCTCCCAGCAGTCGATCCTGCAACAGGCGGTAGTGGCGGGCGAGCGCATCTTTGAGCTGATGGATCGCGTACAGCAGCAGTATGGCGGCGATGACCAGCCGCTCACCAGCGGCCAGATCGAGATTGATGACGTCAGCTTTGCCTACCGGGATGACAAAAAGGTGCTGGAGCACATCTCGCTGTCGGTGCCGTCGCGCGGCTTTGTGGCGCTGGTGGGGCATACGGGCAGCGGCAAAAGCACCCTCGCCAACCTGCTGATGGGCTACTACCCGATCAGCGAGGGGCAGATTCGCCTTGATGGCCGGCCGCTTGACACGCTCTCCCACCAAACGCTGCGTCAGGGCGTTGCCATGGTACAGCAAGATCCGGTGGTGCTGGCGGAGTCGGTCTATGCCAACGTCACGCTGGGCCGCGAGATTGCCGAGCAGGAGGTGTGGCAGGCGCTGGAGACGGTGCAACTGGCGGAGCTGGTACGCGCGATGCCCGAAAACATCCACACCCGGCTGGGCGAGCAGGGCAATAACCTGTCGGTGGGCCAGAAACAGCTGCTGGCGATGGCGCGAGTGCTGGTGCAGGCGCCGCAAATCCTGATTCTGGATGAGGCGACCGCCAATATCGACTCCGGCACCGAGCAGGCGATTCAGCGCGCGCTGCGTGCCATCCGTCAGCACACTACGCTGGTGGTGATCGCTCACCGCCTCTCTACCGTGGTAGACGCCGACTCCATTCTGGTGCTGCACCGTGGACAGGCGGTGGAGCGCGGCACCCATGCCGAGCTGCTGGCGCATCAGGGGCGCTATGCCCAGATGTACCAGATGCAACTGGTGGGTGAGCAGCTGGAGGCAGAGAGCGCCACGCCACTCTCCGCCTGA
- a CDS encoding SmdA family multidrug ABC transporter permease/ATP-binding protein yields MRLFAQLGWYFRREWRRYLGAIALLIIIAVLQLLPPKLVGVIVDGITQKRMDMFAVLGWIGVILMTAVFVYLLRYVWRVLLFGASYQLAVELRERFYQQLSRQHPAFYLRHRTGDLIARATNDVDRVVFAAGEGVLTLVDSLVMGCAVLVVMCTQISWQLTLLSLVPMPIMALVIKRYGQQLHDRFKSAQAAFSALNDQTQESLTSIRMIKAFGLEDHQSGQFARVAADAGAKNLRVGRVDARFDPTIYIAIGMANLLAVGGGSWLVVNGTLTLGQLTSFVMYLGLMIWPMLALAWMFNIVERGSAAYSRLRSMLKEAPTVVDGSQAVPAGRGALQAEIVRFHYPGNTHSALHDVRFTLQPGQMLGLCGPTGAGKSTLLALVQRQFDVDEGAIRFHGLPLSALKLDEWRGRLAVVSQTPFLFSDSVAQNIALGRPEATPAQIEQAARLASVHDDILRLPQGYETQVGERGVMLSGGQKQRIAIARALLLEAEILILDDALSAVDGRTEHEILANLRQWGSNRTLIISAHRLSALTEANEILVFNQGTVMQRGDHDSLAAQPGWYRDMYRYQQLEAALDEPAPAAGNREAQDA; encoded by the coding sequence GTGAGATTGTTTGCACAACTAGGCTGGTATTTCCGCCGGGAGTGGCGTCGCTACCTCGGTGCGATAGCCCTGCTGATTATCATTGCCGTCCTGCAACTGCTGCCGCCCAAGCTGGTGGGGGTGATTGTGGATGGCATCACCCAAAAACGGATGGACATGTTCGCAGTACTGGGCTGGATCGGCGTGATCCTGATGACGGCGGTGTTCGTCTACCTGCTGCGCTATGTCTGGCGGGTGCTGCTGTTCGGGGCCTCCTACCAACTGGCGGTGGAGCTACGCGAACGCTTTTACCAGCAACTTAGTCGCCAGCATCCGGCCTTCTACCTGCGCCACCGTACCGGCGATCTGATTGCCCGCGCCACCAATGACGTGGACCGGGTGGTGTTTGCCGCCGGGGAAGGGGTGTTGACGCTGGTGGACTCGCTGGTCATGGGCTGTGCGGTGTTGGTGGTGATGTGCACCCAGATTAGCTGGCAACTGACGCTGTTGTCGCTGGTGCCGATGCCTATCATGGCGCTGGTGATCAAGCGCTACGGCCAGCAGTTGCACGATCGTTTCAAGTCGGCGCAGGCGGCGTTCTCGGCGTTGAATGACCAGACGCAAGAGAGCCTGACCAGCATCCGCATGATCAAGGCCTTTGGCCTGGAAGATCACCAGTCCGGCCAGTTCGCTCGCGTGGCGGCGGATGCCGGTGCCAAAAACCTGCGGGTGGGGCGCGTGGATGCGCGTTTTGATCCGACCATCTACATCGCCATCGGCATGGCGAATTTGCTGGCGGTGGGCGGCGGCAGTTGGCTGGTGGTCAACGGCACCCTGACCCTCGGCCAGCTCACCAGCTTTGTGATGTATCTGGGCCTGATGATCTGGCCGATGCTGGCGCTGGCCTGGATGTTCAACATCGTGGAGCGCGGCAGCGCTGCCTACAGCCGCTTACGCAGCATGTTGAAAGAGGCTCCGACGGTGGTGGATGGCAGCCAGGCCGTGCCTGCGGGGCGCGGGGCGTTGCAGGCGGAGATCGTGCGTTTCCACTATCCGGGAAACACCCACAGCGCGCTGCATGACGTGCGCTTTACCCTCCAGCCGGGCCAGATGCTGGGCCTGTGCGGCCCAACAGGCGCCGGGAAGAGCACTCTGCTGGCGCTGGTGCAGCGCCAGTTTGATGTGGACGAGGGGGCAATCCGCTTCCACGGCCTGCCATTGTCGGCGCTGAAACTGGATGAGTGGCGTGGCCGGCTGGCGGTGGTGAGCCAGACGCCGTTCCTGTTCTCAGACAGCGTGGCGCAGAACATCGCCCTTGGCCGGCCGGAGGCAACGCCAGCGCAGATCGAACAGGCGGCGCGGCTGGCCAGCGTGCATGACGATATTTTGCGCCTGCCGCAGGGTTACGAAACCCAGGTGGGGGAGCGGGGCGTGATGCTCTCCGGCGGGCAGAAGCAGCGCATCGCCATTGCCCGCGCGCTGCTACTGGAGGCAGAGATTTTGATTTTGGATGACGCCCTCTCCGCGGTGGATGGCCGCACCGAGCACGAGATCCTGGCAAACCTGCGCCAATGGGGCAGCAACCGCACCCTGATCATCAGCGCCCACCGCCTGTCGGCACTGACCGAGGCCAATGAGATTTTGGTCTTTAACCAAGGCACGGTGATGCAGCGCGGCGACCATGACTCGCTGGCGGCACAGCCGGGCTGGTATCGTGATATGTATCGTTATCAACAACTTGAGGCCGCGCTCGATGAGCCAGCGCCCGCTGCGGGAAACCGGGAGGCGCAGGATGCCTAA
- a CDS encoding Lrp/AsnC family transcriptional regulator, producing the protein MLDKIDRTLLRLLQQDCTLSLHEMAEAVNLTSTPCWKRLKRLEEQGYIRSRVALLDCDKIGLGLTAFMLIKTQQHNREWYQHFVSQTEQMPEVLAFYRMAGEYDYLLQVQVADMKSYDTFYKKLVNSVPGLIEVTSSFAMERIKYTTALPLPE; encoded by the coding sequence TTGCTGGATAAAATTGACCGTACGCTGCTGCGTTTGCTGCAACAGGACTGCACGCTCTCCCTCCATGAGATGGCAGAAGCGGTCAACCTGACCTCCACCCCGTGCTGGAAACGGCTCAAACGGCTGGAGGAGCAGGGTTACATCCGCAGTCGGGTCGCGTTGCTGGATTGTGATAAGATCGGCCTCGGCCTGACCGCTTTTATGCTGATCAAGACCCAGCAGCACAACCGCGAGTGGTATCAGCACTTCGTCAGCCAGACTGAACAGATGCCGGAGGTACTGGCGTTCTACCGGATGGCGGGGGAGTACGACTATTTATTGCAAGTGCAGGTGGCTGACATGAAAAGCTACGACACCTTTTACAAAAAGCTGGTAAACAGTGTGCCCGGCCTGATTGAGGTGACCTCCAGCTTCGCAATGGAAAGGATCAAATACACCACGGCCCTGCCGCTGCCGGAGTAG
- a CDS encoding PLP-dependent cysteine synthase family protein codes for MTACWVRGAVREIEADFQRSADTHLIRLPLPDFPGIHLYLKDESTHPSGSLKHRLARSLFLYALCNGWLRENSTVIEASSGSTAISEAYFARLLGLPFIAVMPASTARRKIEQIAFYGGRCHFVEHSAQIYAASEHLARDLGGHYMDQFTYAERATDWRGNNNIADSIYRQMAREPFPMPRYLVMGAGTGGTSATLGRYIRYQGHPTELVVVDPENSVFHDYYHRRDPQITSPLGSRIEGIGRPRVEPSFIPDVIDRMIAVPDAASIAALHWLERALGRRAGASTGTNLCGALQLAAEMRQRGEQGSIVTLLCDSGDRYPDTYYSDSWVAEHIGAIPPLFPG; via the coding sequence ATGACTGCTTGCTGGGTCAGGGGCGCTGTCCGGGAAATCGAGGCCGATTTCCAGCGCTCCGCGGATACCCATTTAATCCGATTGCCGCTGCCGGACTTCCCCGGCATCCATCTCTATTTGAAAGATGAGAGCACCCACCCCAGCGGCAGCCTGAAACACCGGCTGGCACGCTCCCTGTTCCTCTACGCGCTCTGCAACGGTTGGCTGCGGGAGAACAGCACGGTGATTGAGGCCTCCTCCGGCAGCACTGCCATCTCCGAAGCCTATTTTGCCCGCCTGCTTGGCCTGCCTTTTATCGCTGTGATGCCAGCCAGCACCGCGCGCCGCAAAATAGAGCAGATCGCCTTTTATGGCGGACGCTGCCACTTTGTTGAGCACTCGGCGCAGATCTATGCCGCGTCTGAACATCTGGCGCGCGATCTGGGCGGCCACTATATGGATCAGTTCACCTACGCCGAGCGGGCCACCGACTGGCGCGGCAACAACAATATCGCTGACAGCATCTACCGCCAGATGGCGCGCGAGCCGTTCCCGATGCCGCGCTATCTGGTGATGGGCGCTGGCACCGGCGGCACCTCTGCCACGCTGGGGCGCTATATCCGCTATCAGGGGCACCCGACCGAACTGGTGGTGGTCGATCCTGAAAACTCAGTGTTCCACGACTACTACCACCGGCGTGACCCGCAGATCACCTCGCCGTTGGGCAGCCGGATTGAGGGCATTGGCCGACCGCGTGTTGAACCCTCCTTTATCCCGGATGTGATTGACCGGATGATCGCGGTGCCAGATGCCGCCAGCATCGCCGCCCTGCACTGGCTGGAGCGGGCGCTGGGCCGCCGCGCTGGTGCCTCAACTGGCACCAACCTCTGTGGCGCGCTGCAACTGGCAGCCGAGATGCGCCAGCGCGGTGAACAAGGCTCCATCGTCACATTGCTGTGCGACAGCGGCGATCGCTACCCCGATACCTACTACAGTGATAGCTGGGTGGCGGAGCACATTGGCGCGATCCCTCCCCTCTTTCCCGGCTGA
- the queC gene encoding 7-cyano-7-deazaguanine synthase QueC, with translation MKRAVVVFSGGQDSTTCLIQAMAQYDEVHCVTFDYGQRHRAEIDVARQLAETLGARAHKVLDVGLLNELAVSSLTRDNIPVPGYEANAEGQLPSTFVPGRNILFLTLASIYAYQIGAEAVITGVCETDFSGYPDCRDEFVKALNHAVSLGLARDVRFETPLMWLNKAETWALADYYGQLERVRRDTLTCYNGIQGDGCGECAACHLRANGLAVYQQDRAGVLASLKQKSGLQ, from the coding sequence ATGAAACGAGCAGTAGTGGTATTCAGCGGTGGCCAGGACTCAACCACCTGCCTGATTCAGGCAATGGCGCAGTATGATGAGGTGCACTGCGTCACCTTCGACTACGGCCAGCGCCACCGGGCAGAGATTGACGTGGCCCGCCAACTGGCCGAAACACTGGGCGCGCGGGCGCACAAGGTGCTGGATGTCGGCCTGCTGAATGAACTGGCGGTCAGCAGCCTGACGCGTGACAACATCCCGGTGCCGGGCTATGAGGCCAATGCCGAGGGGCAGTTGCCAAGCACCTTTGTGCCCGGCCGCAATATCCTGTTCCTGACTCTGGCCTCCATCTATGCCTACCAGATCGGGGCGGAAGCGGTGATCACCGGCGTGTGTGAAACCGACTTCTCCGGCTACCCGGACTGCCGCGACGAGTTCGTTAAGGCGTTGAACCACGCGGTCAGCCTCGGACTGGCGCGTGATGTCCGCTTTGAGACGCCGCTGATGTGGCTGAACAAGGCGGAAACCTGGGCGCTGGCTGACTACTACGGGCAACTGGAGCGCGTGCGCCGCGACACCCTGACCTGTTACAACGGCATTCAGGGCGATGGCTGCGGCGAATGCGCTGCCTGCCACCTGCGCGCCAACGGTCTGGCGGTTTACCAGCAAGACCGTGCGGGCGTGCTCGCCAGCCTGAAACAGAAGAGCGGCCTGCAATAA
- a CDS encoding YbgC/FadM family acyl-CoA thioesterase — translation MQMLLKVRGFHIDVYQHVNNARYLEFLEEARWEWLSALEGFQWMKAQGIAFIVVNININYRRPAVLGDVLRIDSQLARLNGRSGVVNQVITLEPTGEVVADAALTFVCIDLKTQKALPLEGELLARLSQLEQPAGQ, via the coding sequence ATGCAGATGCTGCTAAAAGTCCGGGGTTTTCATATCGATGTCTACCAGCATGTCAATAATGCCCGCTATCTTGAGTTCCTGGAGGAGGCCCGCTGGGAGTGGCTCTCCGCGCTGGAGGGATTCCAGTGGATGAAGGCGCAAGGCATCGCCTTTATCGTGGTCAATATCAACATTAACTATCGCCGACCAGCCGTGCTGGGGGATGTGCTGCGCATTGACAGCCAACTGGCGCGCCTCAATGGGCGCAGCGGCGTGGTCAATCAGGTAATCACCCTGGAGCCAACGGGTGAGGTGGTGGCGGATGCGGCCCTGACCTTCGTCTGCATCGATCTGAAAACCCAGAAAGCGCTGCCGCTGGAGGGGGAGTTGCTGGCGCGCTTGAGCCAGTTGGAGCAACCGGCGGGGCAGTAA
- a CDS encoding helix-hairpin-helix domain-containing protein, whose translation MKKLGISALGLALALGLSSLPVLVQAAPADASPATLSAKKAEKAPVTPSAKASVASQEEKVSINNADAAALSQGLNGVGLKKAEAIVSYRQEFGPFTDIEQLQEVPGIGPALIERNRDRLVL comes from the coding sequence ATGAAAAAATTAGGAATTTCCGCCCTCGGACTGGCACTGGCGCTCGGTCTGTCAAGTTTACCGGTGCTGGTGCAGGCAGCTCCCGCTGACGCCTCGCCTGCCACGCTCTCCGCCAAAAAAGCGGAGAAAGCGCCCGTCACACCCAGCGCCAAGGCCAGCGTAGCCAGCCAGGAGGAGAAGGTCAGCATCAACAACGCCGATGCCGCCGCGCTCTCGCAGGGGTTGAATGGCGTCGGCCTGAAAAAGGCCGAGGCGATTGTCAGCTACCGCCAGGAGTTTGGGCCTTTTACGGACATCGAACAGTTGCAGGAGGTGCCCGGCATTGGCCCGGCATTAATTGAGCGAAATCGCGACCGGCTGGTTTTGTGA
- the ppiD gene encoding peptidylprolyl isomerase — translation MMDNLRAASNHVVLKVILALIILSFVLTGVGNYLIGGSGDYAAKVNGQEISRAQFEQAFQNERARMQQRLGEQFSLLAGNEQYMQGLRQQVLNQLVDVTLIDQYAKKLGVTITDEQVKESILATPAFRTNNQFDNDKYLAVIRSNGFTADNYAQVVRRQLQAQQLNQVFGGSEFVLPVETDALAALVLQSREVRVAAFDTDALAAKQTATDDELKAYYDQHRDAFIAPQQMKVSYLEMDAAALQDKVTVSDAEIAAYYDQHQNTFGQPERKKYGVIVLKTQADADAVLADLKKGADFAELAKTKSIDTFTGQRGGELDWMEPETTLEDFKNANLTEKGQLSGVIKSSSGFLILKLNDLEAAKIKPLAEVRADVLAKLKQEKALDAFYALQQKVSEAATNDNESLASAEEASGLKAVHTDWFTQQSIPQALNSKAVVDVLFDGSLQGDNGTPGSNSNVISADGDRAFVVRIDAHKPQAEKPLAEVHDEVLALVKRQKAQEQAQVEADKVLTALKAGKGDEALKANGLSFGETQNVQRSQQPSAFEQNVYSLPQPKAGKPSFGVTKDEKGNVALVALDKVTPGHLPPDAIPGFSSQVKEGATNITFDALLSSLRESAKIKLGSAAQAQ, via the coding sequence ATGATGGACAATTTACGCGCGGCTTCTAACCATGTCGTGCTCAAAGTCATCCTGGCGCTTATTATTCTCTCCTTTGTCCTGACCGGGGTGGGCAACTACCTGATCGGCGGTTCCGGCGACTATGCCGCCAAAGTGAACGGCCAGGAGATCAGCCGCGCCCAGTTTGAACAGGCTTTCCAGAATGAGCGCGCCCGTATGCAGCAGCGTCTGGGCGAGCAGTTCTCCCTGCTGGCGGGCAATGAACAGTATATGCAGGGCCTGCGTCAGCAGGTGCTGAACCAGCTGGTGGACGTCACCCTGATTGATCAGTACGCCAAAAAGTTGGGCGTCACCATCACGGATGAGCAGGTTAAAGAGAGCATCCTCGCGACCCCGGCATTCCGCACCAATAACCAATTCGACAATGACAAATATCTGGCGGTAATCCGCAGCAATGGCTTCACCGCTGACAACTATGCGCAGGTGGTTCGCCGCCAGTTGCAGGCGCAGCAGCTGAATCAGGTATTTGGCGGTAGCGAGTTTGTTCTGCCGGTGGAAACCGATGCGCTGGCAGCGCTGGTGCTGCAATCGCGCGAGGTGCGCGTTGCGGCCTTTGACACCGATGCGCTGGCGGCCAAGCAGACCGCCACGGATGACGAGCTGAAAGCCTACTACGACCAGCACCGTGACGCGTTCATCGCGCCGCAGCAGATGAAGGTCAGCTATCTGGAGATGGACGCGGCCGCCCTGCAAGACAAGGTGACCGTCAGTGACGCGGAGATCGCGGCCTACTATGACCAGCACCAGAACACCTTTGGCCAGCCGGAGCGCAAGAAGTATGGCGTGATCGTGCTGAAAACGCAGGCGGATGCCGATGCAGTACTGGCTGACCTGAAAAAGGGCGCGGATTTCGCTGAACTGGCGAAGACCAAATCCATCGATACCTTCACCGGCCAGCGCGGCGGCGAACTAGACTGGATGGAACCGGAAACCACGCTGGAAGACTTCAAGAACGCCAACCTGACGGAGAAGGGCCAGCTCTCTGGCGTGATCAAATCCTCCTCCGGTTTCCTGATCTTGAAACTCAACGATCTGGAAGCGGCGAAGATCAAGCCGCTGGCTGAAGTGCGCGCCGACGTGCTGGCAAAACTGAAGCAGGAGAAGGCGTTGGATGCCTTCTATGCGCTGCAACAGAAAGTGAGCGAAGCGGCAACCAATGACAATGAGTCACTGGCATCAGCGGAAGAGGCCTCTGGCCTGAAAGCGGTACACACCGACTGGTTCACCCAGCAGAGCATCCCGCAGGCGCTTAACAGCAAGGCGGTGGTGGATGTCCTCTTTGACGGCTCCCTGCAGGGCGACAATGGCACGCCGGGCAGCAACTCCAACGTGATCAGCGCCGACGGCGACCGTGCATTTGTGGTGCGTATCGATGCCCACAAACCGCAGGCAGAGAAGCCGCTGGCCGAGGTGCATGATGAAGTGCTGGCACTGGTGAAACGTCAGAAAGCTCAGGAGCAGGCGCAGGTTGAGGCAGATAAAGTGCTGACCGCACTGAAAGCGGGCAAGGGCGATGAGGCGTTGAAAGCCAATGGCCTTAGCTTCGGTGAAACGCAGAACGTCCAGCGCTCCCAACAGCCTTCTGCCTTTGAGCAGAACGTCTACAGCCTGCCGCAGCCGAAAGCCGGCAAGCCAAGCTTTGGCGTGACCAAGGATGAGAAGGGCAACGTGGCGCTGGTCGCTCTGGACAAAGTCACCCCCGGCCACCTGCCGCCAGACGCTATCCCAGGCTTCAGCAGCCAGGTGAAAGAGGGTGCCACCAACATCACCTTCGATGCCCTGCTGAGTAGCCTGCGTGAGTCTGCCAAAATCAAACTGGGCAGTGCTGCACAGGCGCAATAA
- the hupB gene encoding nucleoid-associated protein HU-beta has translation MNKSQLIDKIAVDADLSKAAAGRALDAILESVTDSLKSGEEVALVGFGTFAVRERAARTGRNPQTGNEIAIPAAKVPGFRAGKALKDAIN, from the coding sequence GTGAATAAATCACAACTGATCGACAAGATTGCCGTGGACGCAGACCTTTCCAAGGCTGCCGCTGGCCGTGCACTGGATGCCATTCTGGAATCCGTTACTGATTCACTGAAGAGCGGCGAAGAAGTGGCGCTGGTGGGCTTCGGCACCTTTGCCGTACGCGAGCGCGCCGCCCGTACTGGCCGCAACCCGCAGACCGGGAACGAGATTGCCATCCCGGCAGCCAAAGTTCCGGGTTTCCGCGCAGGCAAGGCGTTGAAAGACGCTATCAATTAA